A genomic stretch from Solanum stenotomum isolate F172 chromosome 8, ASM1918654v1, whole genome shotgun sequence includes:
- the LOC125873119 gene encoding ent-copalyl diphosphate synthase 1-like, with translation MSISASFLRFSLTAHYQPPPPSSSSPANQPFKFLKSNRSSGEHVEFNRISQCNAVSRRRTKDYKEVQNGSLPVIKWDDIAEEVDVETHTLEVYDPSSNKEHIDAVRSMLGSMGDGEISVSAYDTAWVAMVKDHVKGTETPQFPSSVEWIANNQLPDGSWGDRSIFLVYDRVINTLACVIALKSWNLHPDKTLLGMSFMRENLSRIGDENAEHMPIGFEVAFPSLIEIAKKLGLDFPYDSPVLQDIYARRQLKLTRIPKDIMHKVPTTLLHSLEGMTDLDWQKLLQFQCTDGSFLFSPSSTAFALMQTQDHNCLNYLKNAVHKFNGGVPNVYPVDLFEHIWTVDRLQRLGISRYFEPEIKECIDYVSRYWTNEGICWARNSPVQDIDDTAMAFRLLRLHGYVVSADVFKHFESKGEFFCFVGQSNQAVTGMYNLYRASHVMFSGEKILENARIFTSNYLREKRAQNQLLDKWIITKDLPGEVGYALDVPWYASLPRLETRFFLEHYGGEDDVWIGKTLYRMPFVNNSLYLELAKSDYNNCQALHQFEWRRIRKWYYECGLGEFGVSEKRLLVTYYLGSASIFEAERSTERMAWVKTAALMDCVRSHFGCQQEDKAAFLREFTQSSTTLNSRYSTEQRLVGVILGTLNHLSLSALLTHGRDIHHYLRHAWENWLLTVGEGCDEGAAQLIIRTLNLCSVHWVSEEIFLSHPTYQRLLEITNTVSQRLRLFQLYKGQNADSQSSEKQEVGMLTFSEEIEGDMQQLAELVLSESDGSKLDANIKETFLTVAKTFYYSAYCDTRTINFHIAKVLFERVV, from the exons ATGTCGATCTCAGCTTCTTTTTTGAGATTTAGCCTCACTGCTCACTATCaacctcctcctccttcttcttcttctccagcAAATCAACCTTTCAAATTCCTTAAAA GCAACAGATCTTCTGGAGAACATGTTGAATTCAATCGAATTTCGCAATGTAATGCTGTTTCTAGACGTCGTACAAAAG aCTACAAAGAGGTGCAAAATGGTTCGTTGCCGGTTATCAAGTGGGACGACATCGCAGAGGAAGTGGACGTGGAAACACACACACTTGAG gTGTACGATCCATCATCCAACAAGGAACATATAGATGCTGTTCGGTCGATGCTAGGATCGATGGGAGACGGAGAAATAAGCGTCTCGGCTTATGACACAGCATGGGTTGCCATGGTGAAAGATCATGTGAAGGGAACTGAAACTCCTCAGTTCCCTTCAAGTGTTGAATGGATTGCAAACAATCAGTTGCCTGATGGTTCATGGGGTGACAGATCcatttttttggtttatgaTCGTGTCATCAACACATTGGCTTGTGTTATTGCCTTGAAGTCATGGAACTTGCATCCTGACAAGACTCTACTTG GAATGTCGTTTATGAGAGAGAATTTGAGCAGGATTGGTGATGAGAATGCAGAGCACATGCCTATAGGCTTTGAAGTGGCATTTCCTTCACTCATTGAGATTGCTAAAAAATTAGGCTTAGATTTTCCTTATGATTCTCCCGTCTTGCAAGACATCTATGCCAGAAGACAACTAAAGCTCACAAG GATACCAAAGGACATTATGCACAAAGTCCCCACAACTTTACTCCACAGTTTGGAAGGAATGACAGATTTGGACTGGCAAAAGTTGCTTCAATTTCAGTGCACTGATggctcttttctcttctctccatCTTCCACTGCCTTTGCACTTATGCAAACTCAAGATCATAATTGCCTCAATTATCTCAAAAATGCTGTCCACAAATTCAACGGCGGag TTCCTAATGTGTATCCTGTGGACTTGTTTGAACATATTTGGACCGTTGATCGGTTGCAAAGGCTTGGAATTTCTCGATATTTTGAGCCAGAAATAAAAGAGTGCATTGATTACGTTAGCAG atATTGGACAAATGAAGGAATCTGCTGGGCTAGAAATTCCCCAGTTCAAGACATTGATGACACGGCCATGGCTTTTAGACTTTTGCGCTTGCATGGCTACGTGGTCTCTGCTG aCGTATTCAAACATTTTGAGAGCAAAGGTGAATTTTTCTGCTTCGTGGGGCAATCAAATCAAGCAGTGACAGGAATGTATAATCTTTATAGGGCATCTCATGTAATGTTCTCAGGAGAGAAAATACTTGAAAATGCCAGAATATTCACCTCTAATTATCTAAGAGAAAAACGAGCTCAAAATCAACTGCTAGACAAGTGGATCATTACTAAAGATTTACCTGGAGAG GTGGGATATGCATTAGATGTGCCATGGTATGCTAGCCTGCCCCGGCTAGAAACAAGGTTCTTTTTAGAACATTATGGTGGTGAAGATGACGTGTGGATTGGCAAAACATTGTATAG GATGCCATTTGTTAACAATAGCCTATACCTGGAGCTAGCGAAATCGGACTATAACAATTGCCAAGCTTTGCACCAGTTCGAGTGGAGAAGAATTCGCAA GTGGTACTACGAATGCGGGTTAGGAGAGTTTGGAGTAAGCGAGAAAAGGTTGCTGGTGACGTACTATTTAGGCAGTGCTAGTATATTTGAGGCTGAAAGGTCGACCGAGCGAATGGCTTGGGTCAAAACCGCAGCTCTTATGGACTGTGTGAGGTCTCATTTTGGTTGCCAACAAGAGGACAAGGCTGCCTTTCTTCGCGAATTCACACAGTCTAGCACCACTCTGAATTCCAG GTACAGCACAGAACAGAGGCTCGTCGGGGTTATTCTTGGAACCCTAAATCATCTCTCACTGAGTGCCTTGCTGACACATGGCAGAGACATCCATCACTACTTGCGTCATGCT TGGGAAAATTGGCTGCTGACAGTAGGAGAAGGATGTGATGAAGGAGCTGCTCAACTCATAATTCGCACGTTAAATTTGTGCAGTGTTCACTGGGTATCGGAGGAGATATTCTTGTCCCATCCAACTTACCAAAGGCTATTGGAAATCACCAATACAGTTTCTCAACGACTCCGTCTCTTTCAACTCTACAAG GGACAAAATGCAGACAGCCAAAGCAGTGAAAAGCAGGAGGTAGGAATGTTGACTTTTAGTGAGGAAATAGAAGGCGACATGCAGCAGCTAGCAGAGCTCGTGCTATCTGAATCTGATGGTTCGAAATTGGATGCCAATATCAAAGAGACTTTTCTTACTGTTGCCAAAACCTTTTACTACTCAGCTTATTGTGATACTAGAACAATTAACTTTCACATAGCCAAAGTGCTATTTGAAAGAGTAGTTTAA